One part of the Glycine max cultivar Williams 82 chromosome 14, Glycine_max_v4.0, whole genome shotgun sequence genome encodes these proteins:
- the LOC102666773 gene encoding uncharacterized protein yields MTRSRRLVTAEDEDTIALKEQSVLKDTIDKENDEKILPPKHKDPGSVTIPCSIGEVAVRKSLIDLGASINLMPLSMCRRLRELEIMPTRMTLQLAGHSITRPYRVIEDVLVRV; encoded by the exons ATGACAAGAAGCAGGAGGCTTGTGACAGCTGAGGATGAGGATACTATTGCTTTGAAGGAACAAAGTGTTTTGAAGGACActattgataaagaaaatgatgag AAAATCCTTCCACCGAAGCACAAAGACCCTGGGAGTGTGACCATTCCTTGCTCAATAGGTGAAGTCGCAGTGCGAAAATCTCTCATTGACttgggagccagtatcaatttgatgccactctccatgtgcagaagattgAGAGAGTTGGAAATCATGCCTACGAGGATGACTTTACAATTGGCTGGCCACTCCATCACCAGACCATATAGAgttattgaagatgttttggttcgagtataa